In Xiphophorus couchianus chromosome 8, X_couchianus-1.0, whole genome shotgun sequence, the following proteins share a genomic window:
- the LOC114149015 gene encoding low-density lipoprotein receptor-related protein 2 — MDLRLVVCFIFLPNLRFSSGQLLSCPEGQWQCDDGTCITDVWRCDGEGDCLDGSDEMDCNASTNLDCPAGQFPCMDSVGCVDMSAHCDGQKQCPTGSDEENCPATEGCLDSEWMCGNHICIPKELHCNGQNDCMDNSDEEDCGKCSENGLQCPEGKCLFAEERCDGHIHCSDGSDEPITCGRTCSMYNGSCSHICADESWGVRCICPVGHKLSPNGAVCEDLDECASSVPRCAHHCTNTIGSYYCHCREGFILNGHSTCQALGNATQLLMMQRNSIGLLNVKSKQFTAIKAPVSDPVASTYDITRGWYYWADGSGSIYKTNGRNTWATFTGPPGIKGLACDWLNGYLFWTNKKTESIYMQSSDDKSFTALLSKNVSPSELVLLPIERFMFWINEGLGDRVTLERSWMDGSDRSTLVVLTAQFAHSLTADVAARRLYWISDSKRSVETVKTDGTGRYSFTGLFSKRPAFSLAVFESMFFWVDQKGLWQAPQDQSNPKKFIRKTDLPLLSVFHELQQPKGSSPCAKTHCLLCQLTKNNPAGFTCACPYFKVLLPDGTCKYPRFLYGTVTTISLLEFKGKESSETELFSSKEGILSFDVDWFREWLYWANQTGHVQRTKLTLDKTEFISTPLPVCLLSVDQRSGNLFWVSCDQNIIGTSAASRNYPQQLYHTTKEISSFYLDWLRGGMFWLEEDRIFGMGMMGEKAKELLQMAGGVRGNVAFDLRASSLLWNSKRGGLTTLSLLKEKSHQAGRRWNVSGSVVAAFEPFLLSISNKVITLWDRRDGSKIQSVSVKGPVLSIITVLGDIQTVPDTQVCNVPSWLCHQSSICLPQNLLCDGKRDCPGGDDEELCVSACPQEDFMCMDRRNCIPRILLCDGRAHCHDGSDEVDCPTVAAPLSRTNVLKCRSGSVLCQDGTECVLYTHVCDGEADCKDGSDELGCDATQEPTSSTKPNKKLPVTKAPPFILSACLSPSVLCPSFKAYICISQSQFCDGIKDCPDGFDEQDCAERCRLRSDFLCKNHQSCVPKSSVCDGRPDCLDGSDEVGCPNVAQGVPHNGLKCRFGSKRCRDGLSCVLMSHICDGERDCRDGSDEDGCDTAGIATIAPTTPPCTSPSVLCPGSSRCIKPTQMCDGQRDCPDGSDEKCVKRCSYESDFHCKDRRSCVPLSQVCDGRAQCNDGSDELNCPSEAPPAAPNKSLKCHFGSKLCQDGLRCVLLSHICDGERDCQDGSDEDRCDSAVENGPLIGAPTPTKEVIQPPTMPPCTSPSVLCPGSTICIKHTQMCDGKRDCPDGSDEKCVKRCTSDAHFRCKDRRRCIPKSQVCDGRSQCTDGSDEVNCLSAVVQEAPKEVLKCRFGSKLCNDRTACVLLSHICDGEVDCQDGSDEEACDSESAPGNSMGNGLLSKSPELTKKVTLPPTKPPCTSPSVLCPGSSICIQHTQVCDGKEDCPDGSDEKCIERCPSERDFLCRDRRHCIPKTQVCDGRSHCNDGSDEISCQSLVQPASPTKILKCRFGSKLCRDGTSCVLPSHICDGEPDCQDGSDEEECDESLTQSPTPTKEVTQILTKPPCTSPSVLCPGSSVCIKTTQMCDGTWDCPDGYDEKCVERCPSNYFHCKDRRSCIPRTQVCDGRSQCNDGSDEVNCQSAAPPAASTKVLKCRFGSKLCDDGTSCVLLSHFCDGDADCHDGSDEEGCDNGSLNQSPTPTKEVALIPTNPPCTSPSVVCPGSSICIKPTQMCDGTRDCPDGFDEKCVNRCPSDTDFRCNDRRRCIPKTKVCDGRSQCDDGSDEMNCHNGEVAPKAPSKVPKCRFGSKLCRDRMKCVLLSHVCDGETDCQDGSDEEGCDATETDAQSSVDNDYMNESPKPVKRFSQPTTSPPCTSPSVLCPGTSICLKATQICDRRKDCPDGSDEKCVRRCPGTDFRCKDRRSCVPKSQVCDGRSQCNDGSDEVNCRSVESRPSQPNALKCRMGSRMCRDGTNCVLFSHVCDGERDCRDGSDEEGCDAAETIESSSPNKRFCSFPSVLCPDSNVCINPSQLCDGIRDCPDGSDENCVKKCADKTDFLCKDRRSCVSRSLVCDGRAHCYDGSDEADCRSVTAPPLKSNVLKCRMGSKPCKDGKDCVLFSHVCDGEIDCMDGSDEEGCQETCDEGEFQCAHGKMCIPENEVCDGKPQCRDHSDEMDCWQRTKSCEHRCADGKRCIPKKFLCDGEPDCLDGTDELNCDSVPTDFPITSTSACITPSVLCPGSSRCISQHQLCDGQRDCPDGFDEKECIVQCENPADFLCKDQRKCIPKTQVCDGRNNCPDGSDEKQCQSELTSASSINAPRTRHRPLKCRTGFKLCKNGLECIMYSHVCDGERDCQDGSDEEGCEKQCKPGQFQCSHGRRCIQQEQVCDGQNDCQDHSDETDCSKPIEGCHHLCDNKTRCVPKTFLCDGEKDCTDGSDEDKCGSVACAPHQHRCESGQCISEAFKCDGYPDCHDHSDEAGCPRAPRCPAQLQCPHSHECLQKEWLCDGEEDCKDGSDENNCNNPPTKCRKYQFQCRGSGLCIPQSWRCDGKEDCDNGVDEDKCTQRKCPYHLYQCGSKECLETRLVCNGINNCIDGSDEGVGCAQRNCSSPSAPTCDHRCVSTPNGPRCYCGVGFRLQSSSKSCMDIDECTSTAATSCSHLCQNTQGSYSCLCHPGFYLEPDNKSCKTKDEPLLLASVQSEMLILGVHSGTLQLLSSADRPVFALDFHWAEQRVYWQSPDHQSIRWADMKSKTKGTLTKGVKSDSIAVDWVGKNLYWVDGLVGQILAIKLSSSIMKSQDYTVVLGENLEQTSSLVLIPDKGLMLWSEIGSIPQIEQSGMDGSQRKVLVSQDLSWPVSLAYDFLDDRIYWADEKLHCIGSASLDGDNIKILQLTETPSPFSVAVFSDRMFWSDTKRRTVRSADKKTGKNQTVLLKRPGQPFGLKLMHALSQPPVSSPCDHLRCSNLCLLAPAPGKSRAGAPAVNAAVCRCPKGLLLSQDRMTCVLPKESSFILLLSHNKISQIYLRSMRRHGIALKKMPNGRDFNLPGVPEAMSLDISFSELLVFVAYLRHGSVDVLKLTNSLSKPELVLAGQIIKLQDDSVTALAVDWVTSNLYWSSMKRPDIHVTSRLENHTTSLLQGPLIGVASITLHPSSGRLCYFAIVIMGSRSQTEIHCAWMDGRNKVVLWKRLSIPISMVFTNDGTRIYWADTGEGIIGSIGVDGSAYREYKTGPNLLVSFTLIENFFFWVTQDKDVSKLWFSDGLQPKQLWFQTKTKISEIRSYNNETQSGSNHCSNSNGGCVHLCLPYPGGRTCRCAWGFYSVNDTSCVPLPSCPSGEESCLDGSQCIGSKKFCDGRADCPDQSDEQDCPGSASFGTVVGGDQSPQSSLHQPDTQKNTIVPNEVLASCDLQRCNGHGNCITEGEVTRCHCLQGYMGEFCQTQQRQSHPAIILVSICLVSAVVVGALVFTKRRWEYMRNTSADKENLMTNMVIPGEQDSDSEELESPVDVKNPLPIK; from the exons gACCACCTGGAATCAAAGGTCTAGCCTGTGATTGGCTAAATGGATACCTGTTTTGGACCAATAAGAAGACTGAGTCAATCTACATGCAGTCATCTGATGATAAAAGCTTTACAGCTCTACTGAGCAAAAATGTCAGTCCTTCAGAATTGGTTCTTCTACCCATTGAGAG GTTTATGTTCTGGATCAATGAAGGTCTGGGTGACAGAGTGACTTTAGAGAGGtcctggatggatggatcagaCAGAAGCACTCTCGTGGTTCTTACTGCCCAGTTTGCCCACAGCCTCACAGCTGATGTAGCTGCTAGAAGACTCTACTGGATCAGTGACTCAAAGAGG tCCGTAGAGACGGTGAAGACAGATGGGACTGGCCGATACTCTTTCACAGGGCTCTTTAGCAAGAGACCAGCTTTCAGCCTTGCCGTCTTTGAAAGCATGTTCTTCTGGGTTGATCAAAAGGGACTTTGGCAGGCTCCCCAAGACCAGTCAAATCCAAAGAAGTTTATCAGGAAAACTGACTTGCCTCTGTTGTCAGTCTTCCATGAGCTTCAACAACCCAAAG GCTCTTCTCCTTGTGCTAAGACTCATTGTCTCCTCTGTCAACTGACTAAAAATAACCCTGCTGGATTCACCTGCGCTTGTCCATATTTTAAAGTACTGCTACCTGATGGGACATGCAAAT ATCCACGGTTTTTATATGGCACTGTAACAACAATCAGCTTGTTGGAGTTTAAAGGCAAAGAGTCCTCTGAAACAGAACTGTTTTCTTCAAAAGAAGGAATCCTTTCTTTTGATGTCGACTGGTTCAGAGAATGGTTGTACTGGGCCAACCAAACTGGCCATGTTCAACGCACCAAGCTAACTCTGGACAAGACTGAGTTCATTTCAACACCTTTGCCAG TTTGTCTGCTGTCTGTGGACCAGAGGAGTGGCAACCTTTTCTGGGTGTCATGTGACCAGAACATCATTGGCACCAGTGCAGCCAGTAGAAATTACCCACAGCAGCTGTACCACACCACAAAGGAGATCAGCAGCTTTTACCTGGACTGGCTGAGAGGTGGAATGTTCTGGTTGGAGGAGGACAGGATCTTTGGCATGGGGATGATGGGAGAAAAGGCTaaggagctgctgcagatggCAGGAGGAGTCAGAGGGAATGTCGCCTTTGACCTCAGAGCCAGCAGTCTCCTCTGGAACTCTAAAAGAGGAG GTCTGACAACATTGAGTTTGCTGAAGGAGAAAAGCCACCAAGCAGGAAGAAGGTGGAACGTCTCAGGCTCAGTAGTGGCTGCTTTTGAGCCTTTCCTTTTGTCGATCTCCAACAAAGTGATAACTTTGTGGGATCGGCGGGACGGGAGCAAAATTCAGTCAGTTTCTGTGAAAGGTCCAGTGTTGAGTATTATCACTGTACTCGGGGATATTCAAACAG TGCCTGATACCCAAGTCTGCAATGTGCCGTCTTGGTTGTGCCATCAGTCATCCATCTGCCTTCCACAAAATCTGCTCTGCGATGGCAAAAGGGACTGCCCTGGTGGAGATGATGAGGAGCTCTGTGTCAGTGCCTGTCCTCAAG aaGACTTTATGTGCATGGATAGAAGAAACTGTATTCCCAGAATCCTTCTGTGTGATGGCCGTGCACACTGTCACGATGGTTCCGATGAAGTTGACTGTCCGACGGTTGCAGCTCCTTTATCACGGACAAATGTCTTGAAGTGTCGCAGCGGCTCAGTGCTGTGTCAAGATGGCACAGAGTGTGTTCTGTACACTCATGTCTGCGACGGAGAGGCAGACTGTAAGGATGGATCTGACGAACTGGGATGCG ATGCAACTCAAGAACCCACAAGTTCTACGAAGCCAAACAAAAAGCTTCCTGTTACCAAAGCTCCTCCCTTCATTCTGTCGGCCTGCCTCAGCCCTTCTGTCCTCTGCCCTTCCTTTAAGGCATACATTTGCATTTCTCAGAGCCAGTTTTGTGATGGCATTAAAGACTGTCCAGATGGCTTTGATGAACAGGACTGTGCTGAGAGATGCCGTTTAAGAA GTGATTTTCTCTGCAAGAATCATCAGAGCTGTGTGCCAAAGAGTTCAGTCTGTGACGGCCGACCTGACTGCCTTGATGGCTCGGATGAAGTGGGCTGTCCAAACGTAGCTCAAGGTGTACCTCATAATGGGTTAAAATGTCGCTTTGGGTCCAAACGTTGCAGAGATGGCCTATCATGTGTTCTCATGAGCCACATCTGTGATGGTGAGAGGGACTGTCGGGATGGATCAGATGAAGATGGTTGTG ACACTGCAGGAATTGCAACAATTGCTCCCACCACACCTCCATGCACCAGTCCTTCAGTTCTGTGTCCAGGTTCTTCTAGATGCATCAAACCAACACAGATGTGTGACGGGCAGAGAGACTGTCCTGATGGATCTGATGAGAAATGTGTGAAAAGGTGTTCCTATGAGT CTGATTTCCACTGCAAAGACCGTCGAAGTTGTGTCCCACTGAGCCAAGTGTGCGATGGTCGCGCTCAGTGTAACGATGGCTCAGATGAGCTCAACTGTCCAAGTGAAGCGCCTCCTGCAGCTCCaaataaaagcctaaaatgCCACTTTGGTTCTAAACTCTGTCAGGATGGTCTGAGATGTGTCCTTCTCAGCCACATTTGTGATGGAGAGAGAGACTGTCAGGATGGATCAGATGAAGACAGATGTG ACAGTGCTGTTGAAAATGGACCACTTATTGGAGCTCCTACACCCACTAAAGAAGTAATTCAGCCTCCCACCATGCCTCCATGCACCAGTCCTTCAGTTCTGTGCCCAGGTTCAACAATAtgcatcaaacacacacagatgtgtGATGGAAAGAGGGACTGCCCTGATGGGTCTGATGAAAAATGTGTCAAGAGATGTACCTCTGACg CTCACTTTCGTTGCAAAGACCGTCGGCGCTGTATCCCAAAGAGCCAAGTCTGTGACGGGCGTTCTCAGTGCACTGATGGTTCGGATGAGGTGAACTGCCTGAGCGCAGTGGTTCAAGAAGCTCCAAAAGAAGTGTTGAAATGTCGCTTTGGCTCCAAACTTTGTAATGACAGGACGGCGTGTGTTCTGCTGAGTCACATCTGTGATGGAGAAGTGGACTGTCAGGATGGATCAGATGAAGAAGCCTGTG ATTCAGAGAGTGCTCCTGGTAATTCTATGGGAAATGGGCTCTTAAGTAAATCTCCAGAGCTGACTAAAAAAGTAACACTACCTCCCACTAAGCCTCCATGCACCAGTCCTTCAGTTCTGTGTCCAGGTTCATCTATATGCATCCAACACACACAAGTGTGTGATGGAAAGGAGGACTGTCCTGATGGATCTGATGAAAAGTGCATAGAAAGATGTCCTTCTGAAA GGGACTTTCTCTGTAGAGACCGCCGGCATTGCATCCCAAAGACCCAAGTGTGTGACGGTCGCTCTCATTGTAACGATGGTTCAGATGAGATTAGCTGTCAAAGTTTAGTGCAGCCTGCATCGCCTACTAAAATCCTAAAATGCCGGTTTGGGTCCAAACTGTGTCGAGATGGGACATCGTGTGTCCTCCCAAGTCACATTTGTGATGGAGAGCCAGACTGTCAGGATGGATCAGATGAAGAAGAATGTG ACGAGAGCTTGACTCAGTCCCCAACACCCACAAAAGAAGTAACTCAGATTCTGACTAAGCCTCCCTGCACCAGTCCATCAGTTCTGTGTCCAGGTTCTTCTGTATGCATCAAAACAACACAGATGTGTGATGGAACATGGGACTGTCCAGATGGATACGATGAGAAATGTGTGGAAAGATGTCCATCTAACT ATTTCCACTGCAAAGACCGTCGAAGTTGCATTCCACGGACCCAAGTGTGTGACGGTCGCTCTCAGTGCAATGATGGCTCAGATGAGGTCAACTGTCAAAgcgcagcgccccctgctgctaGTACTAAAGTCTTGAAATGTCGTTTTGGGTCCAAACTGTGTGATGACGGTACATCATGTGTCCTTCTGAGTCACTTTTGTGATGGGGATGCAGATTGTCACGATGGATCAGATGAAGAAGGATGCG ACAATGGGAGCTTAAATCAGTCTCCCACACCCACTAAAGAAGTAGCTCTGATTCCAACTAATCCTCCCTGCACCAGCCCATCAGTTGTGTGTCCAGGTTCTTCTATATGCATCAAACCAACACAGATGTGTGATGGAACGAGAGACTGTCCTGATGGCTTTGATGAGAAATGTGTCAATCGATGTCCCTCTGACA CTGACTTCCGTTGTAATGATCGTCGAAGATGCATCCCTAAAACCAAAGTATGTGACGGGCGTTCTCAGTGCGACGATGGCTCAGATGAGATGAACTGTCACAATGGCGAGGTGGCTCCTAAAGCGCCATCAAAAGTCCCAAAATGTCGCTTTGGTTCCAAACTTTGTCGGGACAGGATGAAATGTGTCCTTTTGAGCCATGTTTGTGATGGTGAGACAGACTGCCAGGATGGATCAGATGAAGAAGGATGTG ATGCTACAGAGACTGATGCCCAAAGTTCTGTGGATAATGACTACATGAATGAGTCTCCCAAACCAGTCAAACGTTTTAGTCAGCCTACCACCTCTCCACCATGCACCAGCCCTTCAGTTCTGTGTCCAGGAACCTCCATTTGCCTCAAGGCCACACAGATCTGTGATCGAAGGAAAGACTGTCCTGATGGGTCTGATGAAAAATGTGTGAGAAGATGTCCAGGCA CTGATTTCCGTTGCAAAGATCGTCGAAGCTGTGTCCCAAAAAGCCAGGTCTGTGATGGTCGCTCCCAGTGCAACGACGGCTCAGACGAGGTTAATTGTCGGTCAGTAGAGTCTCGACCATCTCAGCCAAATGCCCTTAAATGTCGCATGGGGTCCAGAATGTGTCGCGATGGGACCAATTGTGTCCTCTTCAGCCATGTCTGTGATGGGGAAAGGGACTGTAGGGATGGATCGGATGAAGAAGGGTGTG ATGCTGCAGAAACAATTGAATCCTCATCCCCCAACAAACGGTTCTGTAGTTTCCCTTCAGTTCTGTGTCCTGATTCAAATGTTTGCATCAACCCGTCTCAGTTATGTGATGGGATCAGAGACTGCCCTGATGGATCTGATGAgaactgtgtgaaaaagtgtgCTGACAAAA ccGACTTTCTCTGCAAAGACCGTAGGAGCTGTGTGTCTAGGAGTCTAGTTTGTGATGGGCGCGCTCACTGCTATGATGGCTCGGATGAGGCTGACTGTCGGAGTGTAACTGCTCCACCGCTTAAGTCCAATGTGTTAAAGTGCCGCATGGGCTCAAAGCCATGCAAAGATGGCAaagattgtgttttatttagtcaTGTTTGTGATGGAGAAATCGACTGCATGGATGGGTCTGATGAAGAAGGATGCCAAGAAACATGTGATGAAG GAGAGTTTCAGTGTGCCCATGGGAAGATGTGCATCCCTGAGAATGAGGTTTGTGATGGCAAGCCACAGTGTCGGGACCACTCTGATGAGATGGACTGCTGGCAGCGAACAAAGAGCTGTGAACACCGTTGTGCTGATGGCAAACGGTGCATCCCAAAGAAGTTCCTCTGTGATGGAGAGCCAGACTGCTTAGATGGAACGGATGAACTGAACTGTG ATTCTGTTCCAACAGATTTTCCTATTACCTCAACATCAGCTTGCATCACTCCTTCAGTTCTGTGCCCAGGCTCATCACGGTGCATCTCTCAACACCAATTGTGCGATGGACAAAGGGATTGCCCAGATGGCTTTGATGAAAAGGAATGCATAGTTCAATGTGAAAACCCAG CGGACTTCCTGTGCAAGGACCAGAGGAAGTGTATCCCAAAGACTCAAGTGTGTGATGGCCGTAACAATTGTCCAGATGGTTCAGATGAGAAGCAGTGCCAATCAGAACTTACATCTGCAt cTTCTATTAATGCACCAAGAACAAGGCATAGGCCTCTAAAGTGCCGCACGGGTTTCAAGCTGTGTAAAAATGGCCTGGAGTGCATCATGTACAGCCATGTCTGTGATGGAGAGCGTGACTGCCAGGATGGGTCTGATGAGGAGGGATGTGAGAAGCAATGCAAGCCAG GACAGTTCCAGTGTTCTCATGGGAGAAGATGCATCCAACAAGAGCAGGTGTGTGATGGGCAGAATGACTGTCAGGACCATTCGGATGAAACAGACTGCTCAAAACCAATTGAAGGCTGCCATCACCTTTGTGACAATAAGACTCGCTGCGTTCCGAAGACCTTTCTTTGTGATGGAGAAAAGGACTGCACTGATGGGTCAGATGAAGATAAATGTG GTTCAGTAGCCTGTGCTCCACATCAGCATCGTTGCGAAAGCGGGCAGTGCATTTCTGAGGCGTTTAAATGTGATGGTTATCCTGACTGCCACGACCACTCGGATGAGGCGGGCTGTCCAAGAGCCCCTCGTTGCCCGGCACAGCTCCAGTGCCCACACAGCCATGAATGCCTGCAGAAAGAGTGGCTTTGTGACGGAGAAGAGGACTGTAAAGATGGCTCAGATGAGAAT AACTGCAACAACCCTCCAACAAAGTGCAGGAAGTACCAATTTCAGTGCAGAGGCAGCGGTTTGTGTATTCCTCAATCCTGGAGGTGTGATGGAAAAGAAGACTGTGACAATGGAGTTGATGAGGATAAAT GCACCCAAAGGAAATGCCCCTACCACCTTTACCAATGTGGCAGCAAAGAATGTCTGGAAACCAGGCTGGTGTGTAATGGGATCAACAACTGTATTGATGGCTCAGATGAAGGTGTGGGATGTGCTCAACGCAACTGCTCAAGTCCTTCAGCTCCTACCTGTGACCACAGATGTGTCAGCACCCCTAATGGACCG AGGTGTTACTGCGGTGTCGGTTTCAGGCTGCAGTCCAGCTCCAAGTCCTGTATGGACATTGATGAGTGCACTTCAACAGCAGCTACTTCATGCAGTCACCTTTGCCAGAACACTCAGGGATCCTACAGCTGTCTCTGCCACCCTGGCTTCTATCTTGAGCCAGATAACAAAAGCTGCAAGACAAAAG atgagcctctgctttTGGCTTCGGTGCAGTCCGAAATGCTAATACTTGGAGTCCATAGCGGTACATTGCAGCTTCTCTCCTCTGCTGACCGGCCAGTTTTTGCTCTGGATTTTCACTGGGCTGAGCAGAGAGTTTACTGGCAGAGCCCCGACCACCAGAGCATCCGCTGGGCTGACATGAAATCTAAAACCAAAGGGACGCTGACCAAAG gCGTGAAGTCTGATTCAATTGCAGTGGACTGGGTTGGTAAGAACCTGTACTGGGTGGATGGACTGGTTGGACAGATTCTGGCTATAAAGCTAAGCAGTTCAATCATGAAATCTCAGGACTATACTGTAGTTCTTGGGGAAAACCTGGAGCAGACAAGCTCATTGGTCCTGATACCAGACAAGGG ATTGATGTTGTGGTCTGAGATTGGCAGCATCCCTCAAATCGAGCAGTCTGGGATGGATGGCTCCCAGAGGAAAGTACTGGTGAGCCAGGACTTGAGCTGGCCAGTCAGTCTGGCCTATGACTTCCTGGATGACAGGATCTACTGGGCTGATGAGAAGCTGCACTGCATAGGCTCAGCCTCGCTGGATGGAGACAACATAAAG ATCCTCCAGTTGACAGAAACTCCAAGCCCTTTTTCTGTGGCGGTTTTCAGCGACCGCATGTTCTGGTCTGACACCAAGAGAAGAACTGTTCGTTCAGCTGACAAGAAAACTGGCAAGAATCAAACTGTTCTTCTGAAGAGACCTGGGCAGCCATTTGGATTAAAA CTGATGCATGCCCTCTCCCAACCACCTGTATCAAGCCCTTGTGATCATCTTCGATGCTCCAATCTCTGTCTTTTGGCTCCAGCACCAGGAAAATCTAGAGCTGGAGCTCCAGCAGTAAATGCTGCAGTTTGTCGATGTCCAAAGGGTCTGCTTCTTTCTCAGGACAGAATGACCTGCGTTCTTCCCAAAGAGTCATCTTTCATCCTGCTTTTGTCCCACAACAAAATATCTCAG atctACTTGCGCTCTATGCGCCGTCACGGAATCGCACTGAAGAAAATGCCAAATGGCAGAGACTTCAATCTCCCAGGAGTACCTGAGGCTATGAGTCTGGACATTTCCTTCTCGGAGCTCTTGGTGTTTGTTGCTTATTTAAGACATGGATCTGTGGATGTGCTAAAACTCACCAACTCCCTATCAAAACCAGAGCTTGTGCTTGCTGGACAAATCATAAAGTTACAG GATGACTCGGTAACTGCTCTGGCAGTGGACTGGGTGACCTCCAATCTGTACTGGAGCAGCATGAAGAGGCCGGACATACATGTGACGTCACGTCTTGAGAACCACACCACCTCTCTGCTGCAAGGACCCCTCATT GGAGTTGCATCAATCACCCTCCATCCTTCCTCGGGTAGGCTCTGCTATTTTGCCATAGTAATAATGGGTTCAAGGAGCCAGACGGAGATCCACTGTGCATGGATGGACGGCCGTAATAAAGTAGTGCTGTGGAAGCGGTTAAGCATTCCTATCTCCATGGTTTTCACTAATGATGGAACCAGAATCTATTGGGCTGACACTG gtgaAGGAATAATAGGATCTATTGGAGTGGATGGATCGGCTTATAGGGAGTACAAAACGGGACCCAATCTGCTTGTGTCTTTCACGCTTATTGAGAACTTTTTCTTTTGGGTCACTCAAGACAAAG ATGTCAGCAAATTGTGGTTCAGTGATGGACTCCAACCGAAGCAGTTGTGGTtccaaacaaagacaaagataTCCGAAATCAGGTCCTACAACAATGAAACCCAATCGG GAAGCAACCATTGCTCAAACAGCAACGGTGGATGTGTCCACCTCTGCCTGCCCTATCCAGGAGGTCGGACTTGTAGGTGTGCATGGGGCTTTTACAGTGTAAATGACACGTCCTGTGTCCCACTTCCTTCCTGCCCCTCTGGAGAGGAATCCTGTTTAGATGGCAGCCAGTGTATCGGGAGCAAGAAGTTCTGTGACGGGCGTGCAGATTGTCCAGACCAGTCAGATGAACAGGACT GTCCAGGATCTGCCTCATTTGGAACCGTAGTTGGTGGTGACCAATCCCCACAGTCTTCCCTTCACCAACCTGACACTCAGAAAAACACCATTGTGCCTAATGAAGTCTTGGCATCATGCGATCTCCAGCGCTGCAATGGCCACGGCAACTGCATCACAGAGGGCGAAGTCACTCGCTGCCACTGTCTACAAGGTTACATGGGAGAATTCTGCCAGACTCAACAAAGACAAAGTCACCCAGCAATCATCCTGGTGTCCATTTGTCTGGTCTCTGCAGTAGTAGTGGGTGCACTCGTCTTCACTAAAAG aAGATGGGAATACATGAGAAATACATCTGCAGATAAAGAGAACCTAATGACAAATATGGTTATTCCAGGTGAACAAGATTCTGATTCTGAG GAGCTGGAATCTCCTGTAGATGTGAAGAACCCACTGccaattaaatga
- the LOC114150123 gene encoding claudin-23-like, with amino-acid sequence MPSLFRRRDTEWVRTTMRTPGILIFGMVMAPCGWILSLVTTVAPNWRTLQGFTNLPANRVYEQGIFDVCIAATATERQQCGQTDTTYFSNNIIPISKGLMLGSLIVNLVGIAVAIPGVRCWKDQPRWALCTVAGVLIFCSGVLTLIPVSWYTHIINNITTVTERIDIRAGYCIVLGFIGGIFEVLGGIVMALGCCRCCGGRNRGERPIEEVLGPRSQPKREPRRVEVPSLSRPRSSAASSYPASVDDDIDVSFPRAKSPGARSGASNPSFTGRPYDVDL; translated from the coding sequence ATGCCGTCGTTATTCAGAAGAAGAGATACAGAATGGGTCCGCACGACGATGCGCACCCCGGGGATCCTGATCTTTGGAATGGTGATGGCTCCCTGCGGATGGATCCTGAGTCTCGTCACTACCGTGGCCCCAAATTGGAGGACTCTGCAAGGTTTCACCAATCTTCCAGCTAATCGGGTCTACGAGCAAGGGATCTTTGACGTCTGCATTGCCGCCACAGCCACTGAAAGACAGCAGTGTGGTCAAACGGACACCACTTACTTCTCGAACAACATCATTCCGATCTCTAAGGGGTTGATGTTGGGCTCCCTGATTGTGAATCTGGTGGGGATTGCTGTGGCCATCCCGGGGGTGCGCTGCTGGAAAGACCAACCTCGGTGGGCGCTCTGCACAGTGGCCGGCGTTCTTATCTTCTGCTCAGGCGTCCTGACCCTCATCCCTGTCTCCTGGTACACTCACATCATCAACAACATCACTACAGTCACCGAGCGGATAGACATCCGCGCCGGCTACTGTATCGTACTGGGCTTCATCGGTGGAATATTTGAAGTCCTGGGTGGCATCGTCATGGCCCTCGGTTGCTGCCGCTGCTGTGGCGGAAGGAACCGCGGAGAGAGGCCGATTGAAGAAGTCCTCGGCCCCAGGAGCCAACCGAAAAGGGAACCGAGACGCGTGGAGGTGCCGAGCCTGAGCCGACCCAGGAGCAGCGCCGCCAGCAGTTATCCGGCCTCCGTCGATGATGACATAGATGTGTCCTTCCCCAGGGCCAAGAGCCCCGGGGCCCGCTCAGGAGCCAGCAACCCCTCCTTCACCGGCAGACCCTACGATGTTGATCTATGA